From the genome of Deinococcus arcticus:
TAGAGCATTTGTCATAATGAAGGTATGAAAGCGGTGGGCGGGCGAGGGTATGGGCTGGACTTGCGGGAACGCATCGTTCGTGCTGTGGCGTCCGGTGGAAGCGTTCACCTGGTCGCCCAGCAGTTCTCAGTGCATCCCACCACCGTGCAGCGCTATCTCCAGTTGAATCAACAGGGGCAATTGGGCCTGGTGCGAACGTCTCCAGGGCGGCCACGGCGCGTCACCAGCGCGCACGAAGCGCAACTGCTCCAGCAACTCGCTGATCATGCAGACGCGACGCTGACCGAGCATGCCCGCATGCTCGAGGCGGCCACGGGGCTGGCCGTGAGCTTCAAAACGGTGGATCGCGTCTTCGCACGGCACGGCATCACGCATAAAAAAAACAGTGGTCGCCAGCGAACGCCTTGAGGAACAGCGCACGCTGTTCCTCAATGATCTTGCGCCACATCTCCTGACGCCGGACTGCCTAGTCTTCCTGGACGAAAGTGGCTTTCATACGGCCATGACCCGGGGCTATGCTCGCGCGCCCAGTCATCAGCGCGCTGTCGGCGTTGTCCCT
Proteins encoded in this window:
- a CDS encoding IS630 family transposase (programmed frameshift); amino-acid sequence: MKAVGGRGYGLDLRERIVRAVASGGSVHLVAQQFSVHPTTVQRYLQLNQQGQLGLVRTSPGRPRRVTSAHEAQLLQQLADHADATLTEHARMLEAATGLAVSFKTVDRVFARHGITHKKTVVASERLEEQRTLFLNDLAPHLLTPDCLVFLDESGFHTAMTRGYARAPSHQRAVGVVPRNHGINHTLICTLTLAGPQAPLVLDGAVNGLNFEWYVREMLCPILRPGQVIVLDNLSSHHRASIRTLIEACGCTLLYLPPYSPDFNPIEQMFSKVKALVRRGDCRQVDELLQAVFAALDAVTPSDIHGWFKHVHPSVSL